The Triplophysa dalaica isolate WHDGS20190420 chromosome 20, ASM1584641v1, whole genome shotgun sequence genome segment GCCCAGAATGAGTTCAACTCTACAACTATGGTGACTTAAATAGATACAAGATTAAATCACATCTCATTTATTAAAGAATCCCTGCTGAGATGCGGATCTAATTGCAGACCGGCTCATCTgccatttaatttatgttaatgaGTATCCCTTTTAACTGGGGAGCATAACATAAAAGCGCAAAATTATAAAACGTCAACTGTTCCCTGTGTATAGTTCTTATCCTTGACTTCAGGAACAGCCTGACCCAAAGGCACTTCCATGTCCAGTTAGGATAAGAGCTTTCCCCATATGTGCTCCTGTACACACGCTCATGCATATTGATGAAGTGGACAGCAGTTTTGCCCGCCTGAATGAGATCCCTAATGTAAAGCCCCATCCTCTCACGCACACTCGTGCGCGtgcatgcacatgcacacacatgatggCCGGAGCGCCTGCTGTCCACTCCCCCTCCTCCTTTTCTACCCGCTGCAGTTTTTATGAGATCCCCTGGGCTGCCATCCATCTTAGTCACACACTGGCCTCATTATTTGGCTCCTTAAAGCACTTCACAAACCAGCTAGCAGATGAGAATATCCTGCTGGACACTGTTCCTATTGACTGGACGTTGACCcataactttatatttatatgttggGCAATTGCTTTTGTGACTTGCAGTGCATTGAATCAACAACAGTATTTTCTATGGGAATCGAACATATGACCTTAACATTGTGACCTATATACCAGATAAGGCACAAGAATAAGGGAACTTTAcctgtgtgttttctttttgttgctTTGTAGTATATAAAAAATCAGTAGTACGAGCTGAAGCAATAATTTGGACGTGCGGGACATgaagttttgtatttaaatatgaagGACATTGTAATCCAATGTGCCATCTGGtctgtttgtgtgatttttttggaaTAAATAGCAGGCGTAATCTGAAGACACACATGGGAAGCTGCGGCAATGGGACGGGGGCCTTAAGAAACGGAAAAGCACACAAAGGGGGGGTGGGGCACGTTTTGGGGAGAAAAAGAGCAAGGAACATAGCATACAGGACTAAAGATATAGGCAATAAATGCTATTCACGAAGATGTGAACGATGAAACATCACTTTCTCTTCATATTGCATCCTGAATCGAAGAtttatggtttatttctttACTATTTTTCCCCTTAGCACCCACCCCAGGCTGATTCCTGACACTTCAATAATGCCAAGCTATGTGTGGAATTTCAAGCTAATTCCTCTGGAAGGAGCTGTTGGGAAACCCTCATGAAATGGCTGGTTTAAAGGCATTATCTATTCCGTGTAATGCATGATCAAACAAGAAATACACATGGCAAAGTATTGAGATAATGCCAAAATCTTTCACACCCAAAATTGCacatttttactattttatgaaagattttgattatttttgtaattgatatttttaatattcaacatttttcttaaatttaaaataaatgttgaacttTTCCCCTTGCTTCACTATTCAAAGCTGGAAATGATAGaaatagtttattattatttattttttacaaggGCAGGAGCTGTATcctaaaaaacaaactttgttttaaactgtggttttctttcattttgcaAAAGAGTTATTAGTGTCTTATTGCACttttatcattattttcaaatatattttattttatatttttagtttttctgttaattttagtaattttgttatgtggttttgttgttttaatatttaattatttgattttcatttttatgttgctatgtATTAGTTAATtagaatttaattatttaattatttaactattaaaatctattaattattagaatttattttatttttgtttattaatttatatgcaGTTATTCATTTTAGTACctcaaacttatttttgtttattcctGAGCTCTAAAGTTTCCAAATAATATTTATTCCAAAGTTGAACttaataactttaatttaaagtttCTGTTTTACTATACTATAATAATCTTTCTTCGCATGTGCATTAAGATCTCTTTCATCCCCTCTGCATTAGGCCAGCATAATTAATGAAGAGAGCTGTGCTGGAGAGGAATGGGCATTCCCAATGCGTTTCATGGGAAGTGGTCAATGAATAGGGCATCTATTCCGTCCACCCGTCCCAAATCCCCTCTTTTCCCCACATCATCCCCTCCCTCCCCTCCTGTGTTcctccttctctttctctttccctCCCTCTGTCAAGCTGGCCACAGAGGGCTTTTGGAGAAATGCTTTGTGGATGGACTGTGGTCGTGGGAGGGGATGTATTGAGGAAAACATACATAGGGTGATAACAGTTTCTCCTCTGGGAGTACTGCAGATGGTAACACAAGGCTGCTTTGTGACTGAGGGGTCGAAAGGAGCAGATTCACTGGCTTCTTCTTTATACTTACTTCAAGAAAAAGAAGGCTCTGTCAGCATGTATGCAAACAACACAGTCTCTCAGCCAAGCAAAGTAGCAACCAAAAATAAGGTGCACATGTATTTAGCTTAGTTATGAATGCTTACTGTGTTTGTAATTGTTAGAAAGGGAAAAACAAGAGTATGCATCTCTAGCTGccatagaaaaaataaaacatgttttgtttaaataaaattagataTGGGTACAATTGGACGATCCTGTGATGCGATATAAACATATCGAATCGATATTCAGTTTTGGGTTTGTTCAGTGGTTATGAGTTTCTGAATATACTAACACATTGTTATCTTTGGCAGGCCTTTTGAAGATGCACTGGAACCCGGAGCACGCCCAGCCCCTGAGCCAGTGGCCTGAGCAGCATTTGGACGTGTCCTCCACCACTTCTTCCCCTGCCCACAAGACTGACCTGTACCCGAGTCGCAACCGCGGCTCCTACAGCTACGCCTGGGCCAATGACGACATATCAGCCCTTACCGCCTCCAACCTGCTGAAGCGATATGCTGAGAAATACTCCGGCATGCTAGACTCGCCATATGAGCGGCCTGCCGTGAGTGCGTACCCTGAGCCCGTGGCCTTTGGGGCTCTCAACGGAGGCCCGAAAACTGAACTGGAACCTTGGCCTCTCACGCACAGCACTGACGGGGCGTATCCTTTGGTGCCCCCTTCCTCCCATGATGGTCTGACAGGGCCGAAGGTTGCCACATCAGCAGGTCCCCCAGGCTCAGGCAACGTGTCAACGGTTAACAGCAACATGTCGGACTCCGGCTACAGTGGGAGCAGCTCTTGCAGTGGCCCCCATTCCAGTGACTACCCCCCAAGTTACAACGGCACCTACCTCTCATCAGGGTACTGTCCCCAACCCAGCTCAGCACTTCCACCAGCCTCGCTTCACGCCCTTCAGACTAACCCCTCGCTTCTTTCTAGTTATACGCCTTCTGCCCCTGTATACAACTACCCCCCCAGCACCTACTCACACCAGACCGGCCTGACTCCTAGCTACACCCACCCACCAGCTCCTTATATCGCCTCTGGCATAGCTGCCCCCTCTCCACTTCCTTCAAGACCCACAGTGGTCGGAGGCAGCTACGGATATCAGAACAGCAGTCTAGGGGGCTCGGAGCCTGGGGGCTCTCTTAAGAGGAAAGCATTTGAGATGGCCCTTGAGGAGGAAGACGGAGATGGCTCGCGCTATAGAAAATATAGTTATGACCCAATGAAAGCTGGGGGAGATTCTCCCTACGGCGTCGCTGACAAAGCAGAGTGCCGTGGAAATGGCTTTGGAACAGCCAACGCAGATCATCAAGCCTTTAAGGCCAGCAAACCATCATCGCAGTCGAGCCTGGAAGGAGGGGAAGTAAAGTACAATGGCCTGAAACCATTGGTTTCACCACCATATGGCACAGCAGGGGAGTATAGCCCTCCAGCAGCCATGACAGGCGAGAATGGAGGTGCAGAGCAAGGTTTCACCCAGCAGCGTTCTCAGAAACGCTCCGATCCTCTGAAAAGCATGGAGCCCCGTATGCTTGATCTGGTAAGCAGGGAGCTTCAGGATTGCAGCCAGCCTCTGCTCTGGAGTGAACTGGCAGGAAACGGTCACATCAAAGCTGCACTCGAGGAAGATCTGCTGTGGCCTGTCTTACGGCCCAACCCTGGTATCCGCCCACCCAAAACCGTCCTCTTGTTCGGCCCACAGAGAGGGGGCAAAACCACACTGACACGATCCTTGGCATCTCAGTTGGGCGCTGCCTTTTACAGGCTGAGTGGTGCTACATTGGCCTCCAAACTGAAAGGAGAGGCAGAGCAACTTTTGGTTACACTGTTCTCAGTGGCAGTGACCCGTCACCCAGCTGTGGTGCTGCTGAGCGAGGTGGAGGCCATTGAGGAGGAAGGGCTCAGACAGCAACTTCAGGCCCAGTTAGAGAAGATTCAGCATGGTCAGAATGGCTTGGTTCTAGTGGTGTGTTCAACAAGACGGCCTGACTTGATCAAAGATTCGCTTCTCCGTTGCTTCTCCAAGCGGTACCACATTGGCCTGCCAGACGGTAGCACACGCAGGCAGGTGCTCCTGCAGGCGCTGGCGCCCCAAGGCTGCAATCTGAGCGAACGGGAGATGTCAGCTGTACTGCAACGCTCTGAAGGCTTCTCGGTCTGGGAGCTCCTGCAGCTCTGCCAGCAGGCCCTGGCATCAGCTTCTGCCTCCACACCTGTGCCTCTACACGGACACCCTGCGTCGCTCTCTTCCCCCGCCTTCCAAGACTTTGAAAATGCTTTCTGCAAGGTACGCCCTCATAGCACCCCCAAAGAACTGGACACTTGTATGGAGTGGAGCAAAGTTTATAGCCACTGAGAGACTGGTCAACCACTGGTTGGGGACtgcttaatgttttgtttttaactacTTGTTGCAGCCAAAAGAGTGGGATTTGTTGAGAAATGATTTGGTTTATGATGGGGAGACATTTTGAATGCATTTAATCTAGGAAACATGCCACGGTGTgttgtttttctataaatatacatatactttattttttcccaaagaaatgaaatattagGCCTTTCTTGAAGGGGCATTTATTAGTTGCTTGGCTTATCTGACACAAAGTCTGAATTATATTTTGGAAGTTCGTTAGAATTCCAATCAGCCTTGATCCTGGACTAAACCTGGAGGTTATAGATAACTTGACTTTTCCTGAAAAATACCCACATTTATCGCGACTCTCAGGATCCTATTTATTGCCAGTCAACTCCAGTGATGTTGTATCGTTTGCAATGATTTACTTAAAAGGCTTTTTTAAGGTGTAGAAGGGCTGAGGATATAtcaaaaatctttgttttaccAAAAATTCTCACCAACATTATATTTCCCAGATTACAGCATTCACCAAAAGGTATCTACTGTTATGCAACCTCTAGAAAAGAAAGCAACAGTATTTTCCAAAAGTCGATTGTTAGGCCGTAGTCATATCTTGTGCACTTTGTCAAAACACGGCCATTTTACCAAAAGAGTATACATTGCTACCCAAAAAGTATTACAATTCTATTCCATAACAAGTCAGACAAGAGAAAAAGACAGACTGATAATGTTGGCACACTTCTGTATAAAAATAGTCTGCTAAAGGTCATTTGCACCATGTTCTTCAACGTATTTTCCAATACAAATCAATAACCAAGCATCCACTCACATTCCTCACAATCTCTGATATTTTGGGGGGCGCTCAGGACCCtcaaacacaaagacaagcGTGGGTCCATGATTGACTGTTTTCCCGCTTCTGATTTACTCAGTTTTTTGTTCTTAGTATATGTAGTCTTGTTTGAAATACTCAGGAAGAATTTCTTTACCTCAGAAATGATAACTAAAGAATGTATGTAATCTTAGGGTCTAAGTAGTAAGTATTGAGGTTGGAGGTGAGCATCGGATCTGACACAGACTTGTACACACACTGCATCTGTGCTGTTACCTCGTAGGCGAAACTTGAAAATGCTACAAAGACAAATAATGAATGTAATTCAGGTATTTCAGAGAATATCTGATGCCATTAATCCATGTTTTTAACTCTCtatgaaaacattttcccttatactttatttttgatGTAGATTTTGATGGAGTGATGATTGTCTTCATGCAGTGTTTATGTAGATGGCAGAccagatgttttattttgttggacAAACTGTTTTTACCCAACCCACCTAAAGGTACGAAGCATATTGCAGCATGCACGGATGTTTGAAATTCACAGATATGTATTGAAGGGCATTGCGATGTCCTTTTTTAAATGACCTAAATGAGAAGCAACCCAAAGATCAAAATCTGAAAGTTTTTATGTAATTGGCAGCTAATCATGTCTAATCATAAATCGTATTAAACTTGATACACCATCATGTGTAATGCATACGAATTGTAAACACGCTCATCATGCCGACAATCCAAATGTAGCAGCCTGTACCAAAACATTTTCAGCGTTTTGGTCTAAAAGGTACACCCAAGGTACTAGCACAATTTCAGCTTTATTTCATAACATCAACATCTTTGAAATGCACAACATCATATTTAAGATAACTGAGTTGATCTGTATTATCTATAGCTTGTGTAGTTTGTTGATGGTAAAGGCCCATGTTTACTTTTTAGCCCTCCACCCTATGCTATCGGCACAATAGTGTGTCCTCCGGTTGCGGGCCCTGTACAGCCATGTGGTGAGCTGAGCTTCCATCCCCCGCTCTTCTATCTCACCACTGTGTTTTGGAGAAGCCATATCTGATTGACTGATTGATGTCCAGTAACCCTATAGCACTGTTCGCTTCTCCAAGTACAGATGGTGGCTTCACTCATGCCACACGGGTCAATCAGAATGACCCCAGGCCCATGTATTGATCAGTGCCCAAGAAACTACACAACCTAGCAGACTCAGGGACATCCGTAGTGCAAAAATACATCTCTTGTGTAGATGTCAAAATTCAGCATCTATTCCTGCTCACGAAAACCGAGATGCATCACTGGATTTATTTGAAAAGCATTTGAGGGGATGATACTGATTTTGCTCATTTCGAAACAGGCACACGAAAAGATGCTGAGCAGTTTGTCCAACAAAATTGGCATTTATTAGCTGTTTTGAATCTGTTAGTACAGTAACTTCGTTCTTGGATCTTGTTcttgtacattttctgtaaccATTTCTACCTCATTTTTGCAGCATATtgtacatgaaaatatttatttcatgtcttttttgatgtctgttttaaaaatgataatgttCTTGAACTGTAATGGTCTACCTCAGAAAAGactgtattttaagaaaaaagtattATACAATATTAAAGAGAATGTCAAAATTCGCTCATGACTCTTCTCTTGGGCTGGGGAGAATCGCAGGTTGTCAAGGTGACTTGTTTTTACTACAGATGTTCAAGCcggatctcacaggaatttgttaCTATTCCATAAAGGGGCTTATTCGTATGAATTTTGTACTTGTGTGAATCGAACAAAAATCTATGATTAGTAGAAAAGAGCAAttcaatttaagtttatttatatagcgcttttcacaatgtgcatagTTCCATAGCAGCTTTACAGGtgcaaataagaaaatcacaggaaggtagaacacagcacagtgcatggtgtttatacaacaagcaagatcattctagtaaataatatctaataaataaataagtaaataaatgtagtcTCCCGCTGAGAAAGCCAACACTGTTATCAACAtaaatatctaaccaattaaaagtattaaaggtttcagaaggacagcgacgatatgaAAAGGACAACTTGTCTTTCACTTTGTCCATACCTGTATTTCAAACCGTCTTTAATCTTGTGTACATGAAGATATGATGGGAATTACCATTCTTATATATCTGGGTGTTTGAAGCAATATAATATGCTTTAAAAAGCTGACCCCAATTTAACCTTCATTAggtcttttatatttttaaagtctGAAGATTAATCTCTTGTTTAATGTAAAGTGCTGATGGATGCTGATGATGAGGTCTCTGATTAAGATGAATAATGCAGGCCTGCACACATTCATTGCCCTCCAGTCCCACTATAAAGGATAATTGTCCTTGAGCCGCCAGTAGTGTAAAATAATAGAATTTGttccatttaatatataaactcAATAACACTCACCTTGTGGAAGTACTAGAGTGAAATTTGCTGTTACTTTAGGCACAGAGACACATTTCTATTGCTTTCTAAATATATTACCGATACATTGGATTCTATTTGTTTAGCTTTGAAACAGGataagttttattaaataaatagattagaatatcagtttaatatactctatttacataataatttaaGCGTAGATTTGTTTCAAATTTGTGAATTTGCATCACAGTGTTTTCTGAGACAAGCAAGACCTTGTATTGCTGGCTGTAACTCtatttgcttgttttgtgttgcCCTTGTAAAATATGCtcacatttgttgttgttactCTTCACGTATTGATTCAAAATCGATAACTGTTATTGTCACAGCATTGAGTTCGTATTTCCATACGTCGCTTCATTTGAGCCAATTACATGAAACCATAAATACCGAAAAAATTGGTATTGATCAATGGTTGCGTTTTCCTAAGTTAGCAAAAATTCTTCATTAATTCCCCATCTTTTCCAGCATAATCTTTACCATGCGGGCACACTGAGATGTGACCTGGTCAGCTTGAAATCGACCTCTTTGACTCCAGTGCTGGAGCGGAATCTGAAATACACGATGATAGATTGATTTAAAGTTGCAGTTTGATGATAGATagatttaaaggtgcagtttgtaagaattttgcagtaaaatatccataaaCCACTAGGCTAGTgtcatatattttgttcagctgagtgcTTACAATATCTCAAGTGTTTCCAACTAACGTTActtgtaaattgtttattttttatttttttataatgcattattgaAAATTGTGttgtaacaaaacaatgttacaacaTGAACATAACATTAAGGAACACTTAGATTGGTGTAAAAAGAtagaagagaaaataaaacattaccatGGCTCGAAACAACTACTTGTATTTCGTggaaaatcgccattctaaacagtgacatggggctgtgcagtcgctgtcaatggcgtcatatccgcgtcACCCGTTGTTTCTGCCTTTCATGACGTAGAAAActgcatgacaacagtgtcctggacaaatgcggaagtagaATCTAGCGTCTAACAATCCACTAGCTTTTTTCGAGCAGTTCCTTATTTATGGACAACAATTATtagcaacatttataaaattttacctcatccgctaacatgatttctctttcccgtctgattgatggacATTAGCGGCGGCGTTGAAGAcgacagatcccatcattccacagTCCTTCCCGGCGTCATCAAGCAAaagcattgttgttgttttgatcgtgtgCCCTCTAGTTTTggtttctacaaactgtacctttaacccAAGGTATAAGACTAAAAGGACTATTGTAAGGGTcggcatttaaacattttttaagataGCAAATGGAAGTGCACATGTGCATTATAATGTTAGGTGACAAAACAAAGCCAGGTGCACATTACTGCCATTATGCAATACCACATAATCCTACTGATGACTGGTACCTTAATGTGAAACTCCTACTTTGTCTTATCTAAACCACTCAACCAAAGCCACTAAGCCATTCAACCACAACATGTCCTGTCAAGCGACTCTCCTGTCCTCAGTTTGACTACATTGACTAAAGTGATATTAATGGGACGAATTATTGCCACATCTATTCTGCATTCAGTCGAATTAAAGGTCTGCTGAAGAGGAAAGCTGTAAACAGCCTATATGGAAAAAACTTAAACTGCATGGAccttaaaacattataaaggcattgaaatgttttgtgtaaattataaaaagtttCACTAAATGAAACAAGCCTCGGGATGGCTGCATACACAATAGGACAATTGTGGAGCAGATTTGTCTTTCCTGTTTTTTGCACTGTGCTTTGATAACCTGTCTGCATATTGGTATCTGCGCTATACtggttttaaatgtcattttagaGCATCACTTGAAGCTTAAGGCTTCCACCAAAGAGCATTACATTTCACTGCTTACAGTGCTCATAATGTGAACTAGCttatattgttgtattttaaaatggaacTCGACCTGCATATTTACATCAAGGTAGAAAGTATCATGATGGAAACCAGAGAGGGTTCATGTGAAGTGCAGCACTGGCAATAACATTTCCCATAGCTCAGAGCCTGTCTCTACCAACACCATGTCCATAACCGCTTGTCTCTTGCTCTCTTTTGTGCTGTCTAGCCTTGATACTGACAAGGTTGACATCAGAGGAGATCCCTGACACAGGGTGAGTTAAGGCTGCCAGCTGGTAGCAATCAAGTCTATTTAGGAGTCAGGGACACATGGACCCCCAGGGCCAAACCCGTAACTAGCCCAACCCTTAGCCCTTAACTCCCCCCCAAAAACCTCCAGTTACCCAGTTGGGCTGTATTGATTCCAGATGTGTTCCCCTCAGTACCGCTCGGTGCTGGGTCTTTACCTAAGAGGACCCCGAAATAATTACAACCTCACGAGCTgcgtaaaagaaaaatgtgcaaGCATTGCAAACatctatataaacaaacaagtcTAGGAGTTACAAGGGTCAACCAACCAACAAATGAagtgtttggtttcaaaatgagataactcagttttcaattttttgtatactgtgcattccaattaatatcaatcattTTAAGCCATAATATCTCAACAAATAcatctaactaacacaataaaaacatgatttcatgagtaatctcattttggaaccaaccTCTTCAAATGTTCCCTCAATTTGatctatttatgtttttctgcACAATACGGttgtacatactttatattttcagttgtttatttgtttaataacacTCACAAGGGATGTTTACTGATATGACTGTGATGTTGGCAAACgtttttaaactttgttttttatctttgcCTTTACATTTAACCCATTTTATAGAAAAGgtaagtttattattattaatcttACATTTTGAAACATCTGGAAATTGTTTGTTATGTTAGAAATGATTCACTCACATTTGGAACTTTTATTGATAACATTTGTACCTTCAGATTTCATTTTTAGACCTGTCAACTTCTATCAGCGGGAGATTGATTTAGTCAACTCTGATTTAAGTTAAAGCTGGGCAAGTAACCAGCCCCTAAAGCTTTACTGCATTCTGCTGACCTATTCACTTAAACGCAGGCCAAATGTATCATGACCGGACAGGAAATGGGCTCTGATATTAGGAATGCCTGAAGCCTGGGACATCCCGGCAGG includes the following:
- the fignl2 gene encoding fidgetin-like protein 2, yielding MLSPIVPYSLLKMHWNPEHAQPLSQWPEQHLDVSSTTSSPAHKTDLYPSRNRGSYSYAWANDDISALTASNLLKRYAEKYSGMLDSPYERPAVSAYPEPVAFGALNGGPKTELEPWPLTHSTDGAYPLVPPSSHDGLTGPKVATSAGPPGSGNVSTVNSNMSDSGYSGSSSCSGPHSSDYPPSYNGTYLSSGYCPQPSSALPPASLHALQTNPSLLSSYTPSAPVYNYPPSTYSHQTGLTPSYTHPPAPYIASGIAAPSPLPSRPTVVGGSYGYQNSSLGGSEPGGSLKRKAFEMALEEEDGDGSRYRKYSYDPMKAGGDSPYGVADKAECRGNGFGTANADHQAFKASKPSSQSSLEGGEVKYNGLKPLVSPPYGTAGEYSPPAAMTGENGGAEQGFTQQRSQKRSDPLKSMEPRMLDLVSRELQDCSQPLLWSELAGNGHIKAALEEDLLWPVLRPNPGIRPPKTVLLFGPQRGGKTTLTRSLASQLGAAFYRLSGATLASKLKGEAEQLLVTLFSVAVTRHPAVVLLSEVEAIEEEGLRQQLQAQLEKIQHGQNGLVLVVCSTRRPDLIKDSLLRCFSKRYHIGLPDGSTRRQVLLQALAPQGCNLSEREMSAVLQRSEGFSVWELLQLCQQALASASASTPVPLHGHPASLSSPAFQDFENAFCKVRPHSTPKELDTCMEWSKVYSH